The following coding sequences are from one Streptomyces dengpaensis window:
- a CDS encoding FtsK/SpoIIIE domain-containing protein, protein MRLTLTVVDPRDGNSADVVLDADPESLVGEVARVLEHQLGGEGTGSAPSVYVDGRVLDPATSLARSPLKEGSVVSLHTPAGCPPREVTGIVELRVAGGPDAGAVHRLGLGRTDIGRGAAAHVRVDDPELAERALTLTVGPDGRCTVRGHDADERITLDGVQLRERADSAFGRDGSAPVEWPLDSQLAVGGSLLELVAYRPPDADLRPSEDGTGFAFERPARLFPSEHRRRPSVPEPVRGSWSSERPRALYAPAVMALLAAVVCSTVFGRWYWLLGLLSPVFVVIERRAGNRFRAQNRAVAEAAQDGLGVEIHHLRRAAPSPAAVLSLATGPRARLWERRPGDHDHLLLRVGTGPTDVAPGGWALKDTIEDAPVTLPLRELGVIGLAGPGDSARALGRWAVAQIAALHSPLDVSVQVLTVKGAHDSWDWLRWLPHARPFGGVDANVAIGTDAETVGARIGELVRLLNDRKRARETGGNAEAFAPDIVIVCDGSRQLSSLPGMVYLLREGPAAGIRMLCLDEEERFLPGECQAIVLAEPRGGSPFRDPWRASAQVVADHPERDTRSALRLRVLWAESRRVRDVRPDFVSAAWCGHLARSLAPLRDASGETVSLALPAQTRLLDVLRLEPPTGQAVADRWTSGGPSAFAVIGETYDGPFGIDLRRDGPHALIAGTSGSGKSELLQTIIASLAVANSPEHLTFVLIDYRGGAAFRSCVRLPHTVGTVTDLDPYLVQRVLNSFAAELKRREHLLASAGAKDIYDYHDLLRRTPGEWEPLPRLVIVIDEIASMARELPDFITGVINVAQRGRPLGVHLVLATQRPSGVISAEIRANTNLRIALRVTESGESHDIVDSPEAAVIPRSLPGRGYARFGHASLIPFQSGRVGGLRLSAAGSGYRAPWAAPLTWPDLGRAALAAPRTEPARGAAVTTDLDALVDAVRDAHTALAVPPQHSPWLPPLPEILLLDEIGPAEAEESEARPGALPPVAFGAEDLPAEQRRRPVRIDFAHFGHLLIGGAPRSGRSQVLRTIAGALARAHSCADVHLYGIDCGHNGLSTLAELPHCGALVSRRETERAARLLSRLTDELRRRQDRGPAMEEFDISDQRGRVEAARRLPYLVVLLDGWEGWQSTLGEYDHGRLTDELLVLMREGAAVGIHFVITGDRQVLAGRIASLTEEKYALRLTDRSDYSLLGVRPGDVPESMPAGRAVRAGHGSTETQFALLTEGATEQAQAEALAATGVAAASRDAAVPRERRPFRVEPLPGRIGFDEAWKLRDPEGSRSRLWTLAGVGGDEIRGYGPDLADGVPAFVIAGPPKSGRSTALLSVARSCLSQGVRLVVAAPRPSPLRELAGQAGVLAVFTGTDILEDEFDRAVDSVSPERPIAVIVDDAELLAHCDAEPSLKLLIQHGAESGLALVLGGDEKDVCSGYSGWQFDAKRARRGLLLSPQESSSGDLIGLRIGRSSVGYPVQPGRGVLHLGDGRLLSVLIPSG, encoded by the coding sequence GTGCGTCTCACCCTCACGGTCGTCGACCCCCGCGACGGGAACTCGGCAGACGTCGTCCTCGACGCCGACCCCGAGTCACTGGTGGGTGAGGTCGCCCGCGTGCTGGAACATCAGCTCGGCGGGGAGGGCACCGGCAGCGCGCCGTCCGTGTACGTCGACGGACGCGTCCTCGACCCGGCCACCTCCCTCGCCCGGTCCCCTCTGAAGGAAGGGAGCGTCGTCAGCCTGCACACCCCCGCCGGCTGCCCGCCCCGTGAGGTGACGGGCATCGTCGAACTGCGCGTCGCCGGCGGCCCGGACGCCGGGGCCGTGCACCGGCTCGGGCTCGGCCGCACGGACATCGGCCGGGGAGCGGCCGCGCACGTCCGCGTCGACGACCCCGAACTGGCCGAGCGGGCCCTGACCCTCACCGTCGGCCCGGACGGCAGGTGCACGGTGCGGGGGCACGACGCCGACGAGCGGATCACGCTGGACGGGGTGCAGCTGCGGGAGCGTGCCGACAGCGCCTTCGGCCGCGACGGGTCGGCACCGGTCGAGTGGCCCCTCGACTCGCAGCTCGCCGTCGGGGGTTCCCTGCTGGAGCTGGTCGCCTACAGGCCGCCCGATGCCGACCTGCGGCCCTCGGAGGACGGCACGGGCTTCGCGTTCGAGCGCCCCGCGCGGCTGTTCCCCTCCGAACACCGGCGTCGCCCCTCGGTCCCTGAGCCCGTGCGCGGTTCCTGGTCGTCGGAGCGGCCACGGGCCCTCTATGCGCCGGCGGTGATGGCGCTCCTGGCCGCCGTGGTCTGCTCGACGGTCTTCGGCCGGTGGTACTGGCTACTGGGGCTGCTGAGCCCGGTGTTCGTGGTGATCGAGCGCCGTGCCGGCAACCGGTTCAGGGCGCAGAACAGGGCCGTGGCGGAGGCAGCCCAGGATGGCCTCGGTGTCGAAATCCACCACCTCCGCCGCGCGGCTCCCTCCCCGGCGGCCGTCCTCTCCCTGGCCACCGGCCCCCGCGCCCGACTGTGGGAACGCCGCCCCGGCGATCACGACCATCTGCTGCTGCGCGTGGGCACCGGCCCGACGGATGTCGCTCCCGGGGGGTGGGCCCTGAAGGACACGATCGAGGACGCGCCCGTCACCCTGCCGCTGCGGGAGCTCGGCGTGATCGGCCTGGCCGGTCCTGGCGACTCGGCCCGGGCGCTGGGGCGCTGGGCGGTGGCCCAGATCGCCGCCCTGCACAGCCCGCTCGACGTCTCTGTCCAAGTCCTGACGGTGAAGGGCGCGCACGACTCCTGGGACTGGCTCCGGTGGCTTCCGCATGCCCGCCCCTTCGGCGGCGTCGACGCCAACGTCGCCATCGGCACGGACGCGGAGACCGTCGGGGCCCGTATCGGCGAACTCGTCAGGTTGCTCAACGACCGCAAGAGAGCCCGGGAAACCGGCGGCAACGCGGAGGCGTTCGCCCCCGACATCGTCATCGTCTGCGACGGTTCCCGGCAACTGAGCTCCCTGCCCGGCATGGTGTATCTGCTGCGGGAAGGGCCCGCCGCGGGGATCCGCATGCTGTGTCTGGACGAGGAGGAGCGGTTCCTGCCCGGCGAATGCCAGGCGATCGTCCTCGCCGAACCCCGCGGCGGCTCCCCTTTCCGCGATCCCTGGCGCGCCTCCGCGCAGGTCGTGGCCGACCACCCGGAACGTGACACGCGGTCGGCACTGCGCCTGCGCGTCCTGTGGGCCGAATCGCGCCGGGTGCGTGACGTACGGCCCGACTTCGTCTCCGCGGCGTGGTGCGGGCACCTGGCCCGCTCGCTGGCTCCCCTGCGGGACGCCAGTGGCGAGACCGTGTCCTTGGCCCTGCCCGCCCAGACCCGCCTCCTCGACGTCCTCCGCCTCGAACCGCCCACCGGGCAGGCCGTCGCCGATCGCTGGACGTCGGGCGGTCCGTCGGCCTTCGCCGTCATCGGCGAGACCTACGACGGCCCGTTCGGCATCGATCTGCGACGCGACGGGCCGCACGCACTCATTGCCGGTACGTCGGGTTCCGGTAAGTCGGAGCTGCTGCAGACGATCATCGCCTCGCTCGCCGTCGCCAACTCTCCCGAGCACCTCACGTTCGTGCTCATCGACTATCGGGGCGGTGCGGCGTTCCGGAGCTGTGTCCGGCTCCCGCACACGGTCGGCACGGTGACCGACCTCGACCCGTACCTCGTCCAGCGGGTCCTGAACTCGTTCGCCGCCGAACTGAAACGCCGCGAGCACTTGCTGGCAAGCGCGGGTGCGAAGGACATCTACGACTACCACGACCTGCTGCGGCGCACCCCCGGCGAGTGGGAGCCGCTGCCCCGGCTGGTCATCGTCATCGACGAGATCGCCTCGATGGCGCGCGAGCTGCCCGACTTCATCACCGGCGTGATCAACGTGGCGCAGCGGGGCAGGCCCCTCGGCGTTCACCTGGTGCTCGCCACGCAGCGGCCCAGCGGCGTCATCTCCGCGGAGATCCGCGCCAACACCAACCTGCGTATCGCGCTGCGTGTCACCGAGAGCGGCGAGTCCCACGACATCGTCGACTCGCCCGAAGCCGCCGTGATCCCGAGGTCCCTGCCCGGACGCGGGTACGCCCGGTTCGGCCACGCATCGCTCATCCCCTTCCAGTCGGGGCGCGTCGGCGGGCTGCGCCTCAGCGCCGCGGGCTCGGGCTACCGCGCCCCGTGGGCCGCCCCTCTGACCTGGCCGGATCTGGGCCGAGCGGCCTTGGCGGCACCGAGGACGGAGCCGGCCCGTGGAGCGGCCGTCACCACCGATCTCGACGCACTCGTCGACGCCGTCCGCGACGCACACACGGCGCTCGCCGTCCCGCCTCAGCACAGTCCCTGGCTCCCGCCGCTGCCCGAGATCCTGCTGCTCGACGAGATCGGTCCCGCCGAAGCCGAAGAGTCCGAAGCACGCCCCGGTGCCCTCCCCCCGGTGGCGTTCGGAGCCGAGGACCTGCCCGCGGAGCAGCGCCGCCGTCCGGTCCGTATCGACTTCGCGCACTTCGGCCACCTGCTGATCGGCGGCGCACCGCGTTCCGGCCGCTCACAGGTCCTGCGTACGATCGCCGGGGCGCTGGCCCGTGCCCATTCCTGCGCCGACGTGCACCTCTACGGCATCGACTGCGGCCACAACGGACTGAGCACGCTGGCCGAACTGCCGCACTGCGGGGCCCTGGTCAGCCGCCGCGAGACCGAACGCGCCGCCCGGCTGCTGTCCCGCCTGACGGACGAACTCAGGCGCCGCCAGGACAGGGGGCCGGCCATGGAGGAGTTCGACATCTCCGATCAGCGCGGTCGCGTCGAAGCGGCGCGGCGGCTGCCGTACCTGGTCGTCCTCCTGGACGGCTGGGAGGGCTGGCAGTCGACCCTCGGCGAGTACGACCATGGCCGGCTGACCGACGAGCTGCTCGTGCTGATGCGGGAGGGTGCGGCCGTAGGCATCCACTTTGTCATCACCGGTGACCGGCAGGTGCTCGCCGGCCGGATCGCCTCCCTGACCGAGGAGAAGTACGCGCTGCGGCTGACGGACCGCTCCGACTACTCCCTGCTCGGCGTCAGGCCGGGCGACGTCCCGGAGTCGATGCCCGCGGGCCGGGCCGTCCGTGCGGGTCACGGTAGTACGGAGACCCAGTTCGCGCTGCTGACCGAAGGCGCGACGGAGCAGGCACAGGCCGAGGCGCTCGCCGCGACCGGCGTGGCAGCGGCATCCCGCGACGCCGCCGTTCCCCGCGAGCGGCGCCCGTTCCGCGTCGAGCCCCTGCCGGGCCGCATCGGGTTCGACGAGGCGTGGAAGCTGCGTGACCCGGAGGGTTCGCGTTCCCGGCTGTGGACACTGGCCGGCGTCGGCGGGGACGAGATCAGGGGGTACGGTCCCGACCTTGCCGACGGCGTCCCGGCGTTCGTCATCGCGGGGCCGCCGAAATCGGGTCGCTCCACGGCGCTGCTGAGCGTGGCCCGTTCCTGTCTCAGCCAGGGCGTGCGCCTGGTCGTGGCGGCACCGCGTCCGTCACCGTTGCGGGAGCTGGCCGGGCAGGCAGGGGTTCTCGCGGTCTTCACCGGCACCGACATCCTCGAGGACGAGTTCGACCGGGCGGTGGATTCGGTCTCTCCCGAACGGCCGATCGCGGTGATCGTCGACGACGCGGAGCTGCTTGCTCACTGCGACGCCGAACCCTCTCTCAAACTCCTGATCCAGCACGGCGCCGAGTCCGGGCTCGCGCTCGTCCTCGGCGGCGACGAGAAGGACGTCTGCTCGGGGTACTCCGGCTGGCAGTTCGACGCGAAGAGGGCCCGGCGCGGGCTGCTCCTGTCGCCTCAGGAATCCTCGTCGGGAGACCTCATCGGCCTCCGGATCGGCCGGAGTTCGGTGGGCTATCCGGTGCAGCCCGGCAGAGGGGTCCTGCATCTCGGCGACGGCAGGCTCTTGTCCGTACTGATTCCGTCGGGATGA
- a CDS encoding metallophosphoesterase family protein yields the protein MSQYRPSRSYDPNLDVRFRGPHVPAWARPLVDGYAPNDACWLVVMPRRSGKSWLAGAVRRARPEGRTRLVDVRRETDVRKSGLTCLTSGKAGRPQLGDVDMVLVDEPAIGPSSGQAKDPATLAEGLKRLREEGVVPVVFATPAEHELLAPHLGADALKDILPPPPLTDEEAACMADRTPAWAPDVVARLRAEQPGWLLTPFLLELALQTAEAEPGLRTDPAALSRRAGEEAGFPHLYINQVFHNGLSTRHRAALRRERWRGAGLSFVSDARDAQTMKVLPPVAEDPVLAHHLPEVLRVHHVSDLHFGGEHRSNVDQKDRTQVGTALARLTGDGTPLTSYLEHVQHLAGQGRAPHLVIASGDLVDRPVDNNGQDALDWLDRLAGLLADHPDLRADDPRILLVGGNHDVSWDRCLDERPGARHAWFAETFHAYPHPELDKEDHDARRLYVRYADACLRVALLGSAESGGEPVRNDDRDRVRELLAELARSADGTRISDLMGKLERYDPGVVAHPVLKRLKKETGCVNLAVVHHPLSPVPAVEVAPYAGVVNAGHAKLALAEAHTALVLHGHTHLGFLASERLIDRDQDRPWTTRIAGAPALASIHSNEENGYNEVYVAREGDGHSLAVRTVRWRNGQWKSDLAIAFRPGAADECAFDELGADRSPQS from the coding sequence ATGAGCCAGTACCGGCCGAGCCGGTCGTACGACCCGAACCTCGACGTCAGGTTCCGCGGCCCGCACGTTCCGGCGTGGGCGCGCCCGCTGGTGGACGGGTATGCGCCCAACGACGCGTGCTGGCTGGTGGTCATGCCCCGGCGGTCCGGCAAGAGCTGGCTCGCCGGCGCCGTGCGGCGCGCCCGTCCCGAAGGGCGCACCCGGCTCGTCGACGTGCGCAGGGAGACCGACGTACGCAAGTCGGGGCTGACCTGTCTGACCAGCGGCAAGGCCGGGCGCCCACAGCTCGGCGACGTGGACATGGTCCTCGTCGACGAGCCGGCCATCGGCCCGTCGAGCGGACAGGCCAAGGACCCCGCCACACTGGCCGAGGGGCTCAAACGGCTGCGCGAGGAAGGCGTCGTACCCGTCGTCTTCGCCACGCCTGCCGAACACGAGCTGCTCGCCCCGCACCTGGGAGCCGACGCCCTCAAGGACATCCTGCCCCCGCCGCCGCTGACGGACGAAGAGGCCGCGTGCATGGCGGACCGGACCCCCGCGTGGGCGCCCGACGTCGTGGCCCGGCTGCGGGCCGAGCAACCCGGCTGGCTGCTCACCCCCTTCCTGCTGGAACTCGCCCTCCAGACGGCCGAGGCCGAACCAGGCCTGCGTACGGACCCGGCCGCGCTCTCCCGCCGCGCCGGCGAAGAGGCCGGGTTCCCGCACCTCTACATCAACCAGGTGTTCCACAACGGCCTGTCCACCAGGCACCGGGCCGCCCTGCGGCGCGAACGCTGGCGCGGTGCCGGGCTGTCCTTCGTCTCCGACGCCCGCGACGCGCAGACGATGAAGGTGCTGCCGCCGGTGGCCGAGGACCCCGTGCTGGCCCACCACCTGCCCGAGGTGCTGCGCGTCCACCACGTGTCCGATCTGCACTTCGGCGGCGAGCACCGGTCCAACGTCGACCAGAAGGACCGGACTCAGGTGGGCACCGCCCTCGCCCGGCTCACCGGCGACGGCACCCCGCTGACCAGCTACCTGGAGCACGTCCAGCACCTGGCCGGGCAGGGCCGGGCCCCGCACCTGGTGATCGCCTCCGGCGACCTCGTCGACCGCCCGGTGGACAACAACGGGCAGGATGCCCTCGACTGGCTCGACCGGCTGGCGGGGCTGCTGGCCGACCACCCCGATCTGCGCGCGGACGACCCGCGCATCCTGCTCGTCGGCGGCAACCACGACGTGTCCTGGGACCGCTGCCTCGACGAGCGGCCCGGGGCCCGGCACGCGTGGTTCGCGGAGACCTTCCACGCGTATCCGCACCCGGAGCTCGACAAAGAGGACCACGACGCCCGCCGCCTCTACGTGCGGTACGCGGACGCCTGCCTCAGGGTCGCTCTCCTGGGCTCCGCCGAGTCCGGCGGCGAGCCGGTCCGCAACGACGACCGCGACCGCGTACGCGAACTCCTCGCGGAACTGGCCCGGTCGGCGGACGGCACCCGCATCAGCGATCTCATGGGCAAGCTCGAACGCTACGACCCCGGTGTCGTGGCCCACCCCGTGCTCAAGCGGCTCAAGAAGGAGACGGGCTGCGTGAACCTGGCCGTCGTCCATCACCCCCTGTCCCCGGTGCCGGCCGTGGAAGTGGCGCCGTACGCCGGTGTCGTGAACGCCGGCCATGCCAAGCTGGCCCTGGCCGAGGCGCACACGGCACTGGTGCTGCACGGGCACACGCACCTCGGCTTCCTCGCCTCGGAACGGCTGATCGACCGGGACCAGGACCGGCCCTGGACGACCCGCATCGCGGGGGCCCCGGCGCTGGCCAGCATCCACTCCAACGAGGAGAACGGCTACAACGAGGTCTACGTCGCCCGGGAGGGCGACGGACACTCCCTGGCGGTGCGCACCGTCCGATGGCGCAACGGCCAGTGGAAATCGGACCTCGCCATCGCCTTCCGCCCGGGAGCGGCCGACGAGTGCGCGTTCGACGAACTGGGCGCCGACCGCTCCCCGCAGAGCTGA